A genome region from Ligilactobacillus cholophilus includes the following:
- a CDS encoding family 20 glycosylhydrolase, with protein sequence MKKILLALVTISLLLSIPIQVKADTTNAQVMQDNKQTDTNKISERNGILLDVARFPMDQKQICTVIDQMDPNKFSYLVLHLNDNSHVAIQLKNLKNKDTKDTLSASDLKAIVKHAKEHGIVVIPDFDTPGHCKALIKLIRKHHPYLAKKIVTDSETLNFSNKATIRFMKKIYAEINSIFQGQQVSYLLMGGDEVAGGINNNKKLVHYFNQLNQYENQHDFKTIVWNDALRKENKLSDKITVAYWSQSGNAEKKSDIKERKAKRTTVTQLKDHPIINANSIYNYIMVDQLNNQTEVTNFIQNFKQNNPRNFNEIDTKTMKNNGQTLQSKVPTTGQLVCLWEGNPDQIKVEQIIDFVKKLNQ encoded by the coding sequence ATGAAAAAAATCTTATTGGCGTTAGTGACAATATCATTATTATTAAGTATTCCAATTCAAGTTAAAGCAGATACAACAAATGCTCAAGTAATGCAAGATAATAAACAAACAGACACAAATAAGATTAGTGAACGAAACGGTATTCTATTAGATGTTGCACGCTTTCCAATGGATCAAAAGCAAATTTGTACAGTAATCGATCAGATGGATCCTAATAAATTTAGTTACTTAGTATTGCATTTAAATGATAATTCGCATGTTGCAATTCAACTAAAAAACTTAAAAAATAAAGATACAAAAGATACGCTTTCAGCAAGTGATTTGAAGGCGATTGTTAAACATGCAAAAGAGCATGGAATTGTGGTAATTCCAGATTTTGATACTCCTGGACACTGTAAAGCACTGATAAAGTTAATCAGGAAACATCATCCATATCTTGCAAAAAAAATCGTTACTGATAGTGAAACACTTAATTTTAGTAATAAAGCGACAATTCGTTTTATGAAAAAAATCTATGCCGAAATCAATTCAATTTTTCAGGGGCAACAAGTATCCTATCTTTTGATGGGAGGAGATGAAGTTGCCGGAGGAATTAATAATAATAAAAAATTAGTGCATTATTTTAATCAGTTAAATCAATATGAAAACCAACATGATTTTAAGACAATTGTATGGAATGATGCTTTGCGTAAGGAAAATAAATTAAGCGATAAAATCACGGTTGCTTATTGGTCGCAATCAGGAAATGCAGAAAAAAAGAGTGATATAAAAGAACGAAAGGCTAAAAGAACAACAGTAACTCAATTAAAAGATCATCCCATTATAAATGCCAATAGTATATATAATTACATTATGGTTGATCAGCTAAATAACCAGACTGAAGTTACTAATTTTATTCAAAACTTTAAACAAAATAATCCGCGGAATTTTAATGAAATTGATACGAAAACCATGAAGAATAATGGGCAAACTTTGCAATCAAAAGTGCCTACTACAGGACAATTGGTTTGTTTATGGGAAGGGAATCCAGATCAAATTAAAGTAGAACAGATAATTGACTTTGTAAAAAAACTAAATCAATAA
- a CDS encoding glycoside hydrolase family 2 TIM barrel-domain containing protein: protein MDWQKLPLMAPKIAVATPDVDLTTDLFDVIALNRYYGWYIDFDDLKTAQANLHDELAVWHQKFPDKPIIFTEFGADTIAGMHSFKRTPYSEEYQTDYYQMNFKVFDELDYVAGELLWNFADFETPAGLIRVNGNRKGILTRDRQPKAIAYQLRKRWLKLTKKGKE, encoded by the coding sequence TTGGATTGGCAAAAATTACCTTTGATGGCACCTAAAATTGCAGTAGCCACTCCTGATGTAGATTTAACAACTGATTTGTTTGATGTAATTGCCTTAAATCGTTATTATGGCTGGTATATAGACTTTGATGACTTAAAGACAGCACAAGCTAATCTGCATGATGAACTAGCTGTTTGGCATCAAAAGTTTCCTGATAAGCCAATCATTTTTACAGAATTTGGTGCAGACACTATAGCTGGAATGCATTCGTTTAAACGTACTCCTTATTCTGAAGAATATCAAACTGATTATTATCAGATGAACTTTAAAGTTTTTGATGAATTAGATTATGTGGCAGGAGAATTGTTATGGAATTTTGCAGATTTTGAAACACCGGCAGGATTAATTCGTGTTAATGGTAATCGAAAGGGAATTTTAACACGAGATCGGCAACCAAAAGCAATCGCATATCAATTACGGAAGCGTTGGCTTAAATTAACAAAGAAGGGGAAAGAATGA
- a CDS encoding glycoside hydrolase family 2 TIM barrel-domain containing protein, with product MLYPQTNACRIVNSLDGFWDFYVEKPNEKVDTTKTLTDTIKMAVPASYNDQLIDSKISEHNGYFWYETQFNISMLQKEQRNVLHFGSVTHQAWIYVNGKLLGKHIGGFTPFEIELPDDVLKIGENDLKVRVSNLLDETTVPAAELSEHDGKYEVTPNFDFFNYAGIHRPVRLYTTAKQAHIESICVKYDTDLKETVVNPLVEISGTYHDISLEIFDQEGNMVESARSSSVADTKPLVISDTHLWQPLNSYLYELKICLWDEKEQLIDTYTQKFGVRTVKIKDCQIYVNDEPVYLKGFGRHEDFPVIGKGMNRAVINHDHNVMKWMHANAFRTSHYPYSEEEMQLADQDGFLVIDEVPAVGLYKNFTAALTMKTQENTWKDFDTMANHKQALKEMIERDQNHPAVIMWSVANEPAVNNRELMSISRKL from the coding sequence ATGTTGTATCCTCAAACGAACGCTTGTCGCATTGTCAATTCATTAGATGGTTTTTGGGATTTTTACGTTGAAAAACCTAACGAAAAAGTTGATACTACTAAAACTTTAACGGATACAATCAAAATGGCAGTGCCAGCATCATATAATGATCAATTAATTGATTCAAAAATTAGTGAACACAATGGATATTTTTGGTATGAAACTCAATTTAACATTTCAATGTTGCAAAAAGAACAACGCAATGTACTTCATTTTGGTTCAGTAACACATCAAGCCTGGATTTATGTAAATGGAAAATTATTAGGAAAACATATAGGTGGGTTTACTCCATTTGAAATTGAACTTCCAGATGATGTTTTAAAAATTGGCGAAAATGATTTGAAAGTGCGTGTTTCAAACTTATTAGATGAAACTACAGTTCCTGCAGCTGAATTGAGTGAGCATGATGGTAAATATGAAGTTACACCTAATTTTGATTTCTTTAATTATGCTGGAATTCATCGACCTGTGCGGTTGTATACAACAGCAAAGCAAGCACATATTGAAAGTATTTGTGTGAAATATGATACAGATTTAAAGGAGACGGTTGTTAATCCATTAGTTGAAATTAGTGGAACATATCACGATATTTCCCTGGAAATATTTGACCAAGAGGGTAATATGGTTGAAAGCGCACGGAGTTCAAGTGTTGCTGATACCAAACCTTTAGTGATCTCAGACACTCATTTATGGCAACCATTAAATTCATACTTATATGAATTAAAAATTTGCCTATGGGATGAAAAAGAGCAACTGATCGATACATATACTCAAAAATTTGGTGTCCGCACCGTCAAGATTAAAGACTGTCAAATTTATGTTAACGACGAACCAGTTTACTTAAAAGGCTTCGGACGGCATGAAGATTTTCCAGTTATTGGTAAAGGAATGAATCGTGCAGTAATTAATCATGATCATAACGTGATGAAATGGATGCATGCAAATGCTTTTCGAACTTCTCATTATCCTTATTCTGAAGAAGAAATGCAACTTGCAGATCAGGATGGTTTCTTGGTGATTGATGAAGTTCCTGCTGTAGGCCTATATAAAAACTTTACAGCAGCCCTTACAATGAAAACTCAAGAAAATACTTGGAAAGATTTCGACACAATGGCTAACCATAAACAAGCATTGAAAGAAATGATTGAACGTGATCAAAATCATCCTGCTGTAATCATGTGGTCAGTTGCTAATGAACCAGCAGTCAACAACAGGGAGCTCATGAGTATTTCAAGGAAATTGTAG
- a CDS encoding AAA family ATPase: protein MSNKRLTILAGINGAGKTTLRNEHPELFHRMQVIDSDNYLRAFNGNWRRTSDRLKAISQANQALEGALGQGISIVWEVEMAGSAKSETEMITLAREAGYNVNLIYVTVKDAEISLERVLHRFRNGGFGGTQLNLPERYARVKENMTKLKSLFDCVMIFDNTEQLTCVYDECDGEVTVNKLSETPWAKI, encoded by the coding sequence ATGTCGAATAAAAGATTAACTATTTTGGCAGGAATTAATGGTGCAGGTAAAACAACTTTACGCAATGAACATCCAGAATTATTTCATCGAATGCAAGTCATTGATTCAGATAATTATCTTCGTGCTTTTAATGGTAATTGGCGACGCACTTCAGATCGTCTCAAGGCAATCTCACAAGCAAATCAAGCACTTGAGGGAGCTCTTGGTCAGGGGATATCAATTGTGTGGGAAGTTGAAATGGCTGGAAGTGCTAAAAGTGAAACAGAAATGATCACCCTTGCACGTGAAGCTGGCTACAATGTGAATTTAATCTATGTTACTGTTAAAGATGCTGAAATTTCATTAGAACGTGTTCTTCATCGTTTCCGTAATGGCGGATTTGGTGGTACACAACTAAACTTACCGGAAAGGTATGCACGAGTTAAAGAAAATATGACTAAACTAAAATCATTATTTGATTGTGTGATGATTTTTGATAATACAGAACAATTAACTTGTGTATATGATGAATGTGATGGCGAAGTTACTGTTAACAAGTTATCAGAAACTCCATGGGCTAAAATCTAA
- a CDS encoding ABC transporter ATP-binding protein: MNIIEFQNITKIYKLKKRSGNSFIDFIKPGYVDKVALNNMNFSIPAGQIVGYIGPNGAGKSTTIKIMTGILKPTTGKCRVLAMDPLKNRKQFVRQIGVVFGNRSNLIWDLPAIDSFKMMKDIYDIPENDFQERLHDLAEAIGIQDILNVPVRQMSLGQRMRCELVVSLLHSPKILFLDEPTLGLDAVSKIAMHRFIKKINSEQKLTVILTTHDMNDIKELAQRIIVIGNGNKLYDGHPENIINKFNDIRKVVLPIKSSDQIISAIQQKKYSI, translated from the coding sequence ATGAATATTATCGAGTTTCAAAATATTACCAAAATCTACAAATTAAAGAAAAGAAGTGGCAATTCATTTATCGACTTTATCAAGCCAGGTTATGTCGATAAAGTTGCTCTTAATAATATGAATTTTTCTATTCCCGCTGGCCAAATTGTTGGCTATATTGGTCCTAATGGTGCAGGAAAATCAACTACTATCAAAATCATGACCGGAATTCTAAAACCCACTACTGGTAAGTGCCGCGTTTTAGCAATGGATCCTCTTAAAAATCGTAAGCAATTCGTGCGTCAGATCGGCGTTGTTTTTGGTAATCGTTCTAATCTGATTTGGGATTTACCTGCAATTGATTCTTTTAAAATGATGAAAGATATCTATGATATTCCAGAAAATGATTTTCAAGAACGCTTGCATGATTTAGCAGAAGCTATTGGTATTCAAGATATTTTAAATGTCCCTGTACGCCAAATGAGTTTGGGACAACGAATGCGTTGTGAGTTAGTCGTTTCTCTCCTTCACTCACCTAAAATTTTATTTTTAGATGAACCTACTTTAGGTTTAGATGCTGTATCTAAGATTGCGATGCATCGATTTATCAAGAAAATCAATAGTGAACAAAAATTAACTGTAATTTTAACTACTCATGATATGAATGATATTAAGGAATTAGCACAGCGTATCATTGTCATTGGAAATGGAAACAAATTATATGATGGTCATCCTGAAAATATTATTAATAAATTCAATGATATTCGAAAAGTAGTATTACCCATTAAATCTAGTGATCAAATTATCAGTGCAATCCAACAAAAAAAATATTCCATTTAG
- a CDS encoding ABC transporter permease — protein MLKGYLSVLTAEMKKSWLYRSAAFASIPLFFFRGLLSIAIVFAFTRTNSDNPQQLVNYFWLINLFYPIISAWVVDYDLNTMIKSGNIAYEYIKPLDIYSSWFMRLIGQRLAQLALSSLPILVVICFLPAPFSFTVSFSFEKIIMFTITIMLALCLNVVLSLLVYISVFYTYSITGSLLVFGSIMEFTGGSVIPFSLFPSGLQHVFKLFPFWYGSAFPFQYLTNQLNNNQLLSGIVLQIIWIIVALLVGRCWLSHQLHKIEIQGG, from the coding sequence ATGTTAAAAGGTTATCTAAGTGTATTGACTGCTGAAATGAAAAAAAGTTGGCTATATCGTTCGGCTGCATTTGCTAGTATTCCACTGTTTTTCTTCCGTGGGCTACTTTCAATTGCAATTGTTTTTGCGTTCACGCGTACAAATAGCGATAATCCCCAACAACTTGTTAATTATTTTTGGCTAATTAATCTTTTCTATCCTATCATCTCTGCCTGGGTCGTTGACTATGATTTAAATACAATGATCAAATCAGGAAACATCGCATATGAATATATTAAGCCATTAGATATTTACTCATCATGGTTCATGCGTTTAATTGGTCAACGTTTAGCTCAATTGGCATTGTCTAGTTTACCAATTTTAGTTGTGATTTGCTTTTTACCAGCTCCATTCAGTTTTACAGTTTCATTTTCTTTTGAAAAAATAATAATGTTTACGATTACCATCATGCTTGCACTTTGCTTAAATGTGGTACTTTCGTTATTAGTATATATTTCTGTTTTTTATACCTATTCAATTACAGGGTCATTATTAGTTTTTGGTTCCATTATGGAGTTTACCGGTGGATCAGTAATTCCATTTAGTTTATTTCCTAGTGGCCTCCAACATGTTTTTAAACTCTTTCCTTTCTGGTATGGCTCAGCTTTTCCTTTTCAATATTTAACAAATCAGTTAAATAATAATCAATTATTAAGTGGAATTGTGTTACAGATCATTTGGATTATTGTGGCATTACTAGTTGGAAGATGCTGGTTAAGTCATCAATTACATAAAATTGAAATTCAGGGGGGTTAA
- a CDS encoding ABC transporter permease, whose amino-acid sequence MKKYLLLLNKNIKSQLEYNKSMYLLIIGEFIAQFTFILSFLILFKSLGNVKGYTVNQAIFIYATVNICYTLAEMLGKGINDLAKLVRNGTLDIYFIRPMSILLQVMGNDFEVSWIGRLVQSLLIFGITLFTSNIKWNLIKISDVVLIIIAGIALFLSIYLFFGTLSFFTTKQVSISVLLMGSGSDILHYPANALPRGIRFILLYILPFGCINYLPFKYILGFTNNWLYCLTPCICFIFFGLVLLFWRYALSEYSSTGS is encoded by the coding sequence TTGAAAAAATATTTGTTACTCTTAAATAAGAATATTAAATCTCAACTTGAATATAATAAATCAATGTATCTGCTAATAATTGGTGAATTTATTGCACAATTTACTTTTATTTTAAGTTTTTTGATACTTTTTAAGTCATTGGGCAATGTAAAAGGTTATACTGTTAATCAGGCAATCTTTATTTACGCAACGGTTAACATTTGTTATACATTAGCAGAAATGTTAGGCAAAGGAATCAATGATCTGGCAAAATTAGTACGTAATGGCACTTTAGATATTTATTTCATTCGTCCAATGTCAATTTTGTTACAGGTTATGGGAAATGATTTTGAAGTATCATGGATTGGAAGATTGGTTCAATCCTTATTGATTTTCGGAATCACCCTTTTTACAAGTAATATTAAATGGAATTTGATAAAGATTAGTGATGTAGTATTAATCATTATTGCTGGGATTGCACTATTTTTATCAATATATTTGTTCTTCGGAACATTATCATTTTTTACAACCAAACAAGTCAGTATCTCGGTCTTGCTGATGGGAAGTGGCTCTGATATACTACACTATCCGGCTAATGCCTTACCACGTGGAATTCGTTTTATTCTACTTTATATTCTTCCATTTGGATGTATTAATTATCTTCCATTTAAGTATATTCTTGGATTTACAAATAATTGGCTGTATTGCTTAACACCATGCATTTGTTTTATATTCTTTGGGTTAGTGTTGCTATTCTGGAGATATGCATTATCTGAATATTCTTCAACCGGATCATAA
- the folB gene encoding dihydroneopterin aldolase codes for MYQVELKKMKFHSHIGVHPEEKVVGQDLEVDLKVTLNIVPDLSDDLEHYISYAKFYGIIRDIVAESRDDLIETLAKKIIVQIKEKYAAEIAHIKVYVKKKTLPMDGILESANVILEE; via the coding sequence ATGTACCAAGTTGAATTGAAGAAGATGAAATTTCATTCTCATATTGGAGTTCATCCAGAAGAAAAAGTTGTAGGTCAGGATTTAGAAGTTGATTTAAAGGTAACTTTAAATATTGTTCCTGATTTAAGCGATGACCTTGAACACTATATTAGTTATGCTAAATTCTATGGCATTATCCGTGATATAGTTGCAGAAAGTCGAGATGATTTAATCGAAACTTTAGCTAAAAAAATCATCGTTCAAATTAAAGAAAAATATGCTGCTGAAATAGCTCATATTAAAGTCTACGTTAAAAAGAAGACTCTTCCAATGGATGGAATTCTTGAAAGTGCAAATGTAATTTTAGAGGAGTAA
- the folK gene encoding 2-amino-4-hydroxy-6-hydroxymethyldihydropteridine diphosphokinase yields the protein MEKLNIVYLGLGTNLGNKQQNLEQIIALLQKHDEIKLLKQSSVYETSPVGGVEQDNFYNMVIKIGTTFSAEQLLEIIHEVEKKLKRIRIIHWGPRTADVDILYFNEQQMNTEHLKVPHPEILNRLFVLVPLLEICGTDFYDYDRLVNARQALEDTSDQKLINRGQL from the coding sequence ATGGAAAAGTTAAATATTGTTTATCTTGGATTAGGTACTAACTTAGGTAATAAACAACAAAATTTAGAACAAATCATTGCATTGTTGCAAAAGCATGACGAAATCAAACTTCTCAAGCAATCATCAGTTTATGAAACTTCTCCGGTTGGCGGTGTTGAACAAGATAATTTTTACAATATGGTAATTAAAATCGGTACAACATTTTCAGCCGAACAGCTATTAGAAATCATTCATGAAGTTGAGAAGAAACTCAAAAGAATCAGGATTATTCATTGGGGACCACGAACTGCAGATGTTGACATCTTGTACTTTAATGAACAACAAATGAATACAGAACATCTAAAAGTTCCCCATCCTGAAATTTTGAACCGTTTATTTGTATTAGTTCCACTATTAGAAATCTGTGGCACTGATTTTTACGACTATGATCGTTTAGTCAATGCAAGACAAGCATTAGAAGATACAAGTGATCAAAAATTAATAAATAGAGGACAGTTATAA
- the folE gene encoding GTP cyclohydrolase I FolE, with translation MSNNKNSDNIETIITNLLESVGDDPQRPGLIETPHRVEKMYQEILGSINQTEFTDYKLFDNESVGADQDVMVTNIPFYSMCEHHMLPFFGVANVAYVPNDKIIGLSKIPRLIDFVSHRLTLQEKLTHDIALELNRILKPKGIVVQTEARHMCVEMRGVKKLNSVTKSKYYDGIYKEQPDMLNNFIMTVNSNRGSL, from the coding sequence ATGAGTAATAATAAAAATTCTGATAATATCGAAACAATCATCACAAACCTATTAGAAAGTGTTGGTGATGATCCACAACGACCTGGATTAATTGAAACTCCTCATCGTGTTGAAAAAATGTATCAAGAAATTTTAGGATCAATCAATCAAACTGAATTCACTGATTACAAATTATTTGATAACGAATCTGTGGGTGCTGATCAAGATGTTATGGTTACAAATATTCCATTTTATTCAATGTGTGAACACCATATGCTCCCCTTCTTTGGTGTTGCAAATGTAGCTTATGTTCCTAATGATAAAATTATTGGTTTGAGCAAAATTCCTCGTTTAATTGATTTTGTTTCTCACCGCCTAACACTACAAGAAAAGCTAACACATGATATTGCACTTGAACTCAACCGCATTTTAAAGCCAAAAGGAATTGTAGTACAAACAGAAGCACGCCACATGTGCGTTGAAATGCGTGGTGTAAAGAAATTAAATTCTGTTACTAAGTCAAAATACTATGATGGTATCTACAAAGAACAACCTGATATGCTAAACAACTTTATTATGACAGTAAATAGTAATCGAGGATCATTATGA
- a CDS encoding bifunctional folylpolyglutamate synthase/dihydrofolate synthase: MITFNDLKYSLYDSDDRIPFLQKLLHQLGNPDCDYKIIHTAGTNGKTSTSTMIAEILSHNGYNVGLFTSPFVIDQGEAIRINGKKISSTEIDHYYSQVATLITDTLHLDLLKSISKFEMILLIALLYFSDHKVDYVVLECGLGGKTDATNAILTSEYEIFTHIALDHTDELGNTLEQIATNKAAIIRENSQVIVAPKQNACVKTILSKQAQAKNASIYFAETHANQTKIDFTAEYQYDNLATVLQFFTVFDNGKIKVDDCLAVIRNFDLIGRFQQVHQAPPIIIDCAHNLDGISQFVKTVQDKYQDYHKIIITGFLKDKKPLQCSDCLAQLKADFIVTQPDNDDRKYNLETLYQHMQANSKIANVSLQQDSVMAFQTALQRSNSQTVIFVVGSFYLARPILRYIKTNL; encoded by the coding sequence ATGATAACATTCAATGATTTAAAATATTCACTTTACGATAGTGATGATCGTATTCCTTTTTTACAAAAACTATTACATCAATTAGGAAATCCTGATTGTGATTACAAAATCATTCATACAGCAGGAACAAATGGAAAAACTTCAACTTCAACCATGATTGCAGAAATTTTATCTCATAATGGTTATAATGTTGGACTTTTTACCAGTCCATTTGTTATTGATCAAGGTGAAGCAATTCGCATTAATGGAAAAAAAATTTCTTCAACAGAAATTGACCACTATTATTCTCAAGTTGCTACCTTAATTACTGATACGCTACATTTGGATTTGTTAAAGAGTATTTCAAAATTTGAAATGATTTTATTGATTGCCCTACTATATTTTAGCGATCATAAAGTTGATTATGTTGTATTGGAATGTGGTTTAGGTGGTAAGACTGACGCAACAAATGCAATTTTGACTAGCGAATATGAGATTTTCACACATATTGCATTGGATCATACAGATGAATTAGGTAATACACTTGAACAAATTGCTACTAATAAGGCAGCGATTATCCGTGAAAATTCTCAAGTAATTGTCGCACCTAAACAAAATGCTTGCGTAAAAACGATATTGTCAAAGCAAGCACAAGCCAAAAATGCTTCAATTTATTTTGCAGAAACTCATGCAAATCAAACTAAAATTGACTTTACTGCGGAATATCAGTATGACAATTTAGCAACTGTTTTACAGTTTTTCACTGTTTTTGATAACGGTAAAATCAAAGTTGATGATTGTCTAGCAGTCATTCGCAACTTTGATTTGATTGGTCGTTTTCAACAAGTGCATCAAGCACCACCAATCATTATCGATTGTGCACATAATTTAGATGGAATTAGTCAGTTTGTTAAAACTGTTCAAGATAAATATCAAGATTATCACAAAATCATTATCACCGGCTTTTTAAAGGACAAAAAGCCTCTTCAATGTAGTGATTGTTTAGCACAATTAAAGGCTGACTTCATTGTTACTCAACCAGATAATGATGATCGTAAATATAATCTTGAGACTCTTTATCAACATATGCAGGCAAACTCAAAAATTGCAAATGTAAGTCTACAACAAGATTCTGTAATGGCTTTTCAAACTGCCTTGCAAAGAAGTAATTCACAAACTGTAATCTTTGTTGTTGGTTCATTCTATTTAGCAAGACCCATTTTAAGATATATCAAAACTAATTTATAA
- the folP gene encoding dihydropteroate synthase, whose product MKFEKTNNLSNQNTITLVAHNFKDDGKILNTLKGNTESILMSDNDLIITVNIFQLARLKDLLKAEDLNLDQIYEDERIIWEGPNFKFDLTVDPLIYSIFNFSPDSFSTHVSNETSAFLRKAEDDLQNGAKVLEIGGKSTRPGFTEITVDEEWERIEKPLKILKKEFPNVPISVDTYNVEVMRRSLENGADIINDINGFETEEKIDLLKQYDVGAVAMLNNRLKHETDIDSTLIENHFKELLTQIDDKNIPRNRFSFDLGVGFSENSSLADDLVKINAYSQLSKLNVPLMIAISRKSFIQKILDSEADRVTISLFVELLMTLNNGRILRVHDVKETQYLLNLLKAIVID is encoded by the coding sequence ATGAAATTTGAAAAGACAAACAATTTAAGTAATCAAAATACAATAACTTTAGTCGCTCACAATTTCAAAGATGATGGTAAAATATTAAATACCTTGAAAGGCAACACGGAAAGTATCTTGATGTCAGACAATGATTTGATTATCACAGTTAACATTTTCCAATTAGCTCGTCTCAAGGACTTGCTTAAAGCAGAAGATTTAAATCTCGATCAAATTTATGAAGATGAAAGAATTATTTGGGAAGGGCCAAACTTCAAATTTGATTTAACAGTAGATCCTTTGATTTATTCAATCTTTAATTTCTCACCAGACTCTTTCTCTACCCATGTTTCTAATGAAACTTCAGCATTTTTACGCAAAGCAGAAGATGATTTGCAAAACGGAGCTAAAGTATTAGAAATTGGAGGGAAATCAACTCGTCCTGGTTTCACAGAAATTACAGTTGATGAAGAGTGGGAACGAATTGAAAAACCTCTTAAAATTTTGAAAAAAGAATTTCCAAATGTTCCAATCTCAGTAGACACATATAATGTGGAAGTTATGAGAAGAAGTTTGGAAAACGGTGCAGATATTATAAACGATATTAATGGCTTCGAAACTGAAGAAAAAATCGACTTACTAAAACAATATGACGTTGGGGCAGTTGCGATGTTAAACAACCGACTTAAACACGAAACCGATATTGATAGTACGTTGATTGAAAATCATTTTAAAGAATTATTAACACAAATTGACGATAAAAATATTCCACGGAATCGTTTCTCATTTGATTTGGGAGTTGGTTTCTCTGAAAACTCATCACTTGCAGATGATTTAGTTAAGATTAACGCATATTCTCAATTATCAAAATTAAACGTTCCATTAATGATTGCAATTTCAAGAAAGAGTTTCATCCAAAAAATCTTAGATAGTGAAGCTGATCGCGTAACTATCAGTTTGTTTGTTGAACTTTTAATGACATTAAATAATGGTCGGATTTTAAGAGTTCATGATGTTAAAGAAACTCAATATCTCTTGAATTTACTTAAAGCAATCGTGATTGACTAA